A DNA window from Variovorax sp. J2L1-78 contains the following coding sequences:
- a CDS encoding ABC transporter ATP-binding protein, whose protein sequence is MPAGAASKSTNANAKSLLDVRNITLRFGGVKALTDISFDVRAHEVRAIIGPNGAGKSSMLNCINGVYQPQEGAITFEGRTFRHMNSRQVAEMGIARTFQNLALFKGMSVLDNLMTGRNLKMTVNPLLQAVRWGPAAREELAHRERVEEIIDFLDIQPYRKTAVGKLPYGLQKRVDLGRALAMEPKVLLLDEPMAGMNVEEKQDMCRFILEVNQELGVTVVLIEHDMGVVMDISDRVVVLDYGKKIGDGTPNEVMANEDVIRAYLGAQQEA, encoded by the coding sequence ATGCCGGCAGGAGCCGCTTCGAAATCGACAAACGCCAACGCGAAGTCCTTGCTCGACGTGCGCAACATCACCTTGCGCTTCGGTGGCGTGAAGGCACTGACGGACATCAGCTTCGACGTGCGCGCGCACGAGGTCCGCGCCATCATCGGGCCGAACGGCGCGGGAAAGAGCTCGATGCTCAATTGCATCAACGGCGTGTATCAGCCGCAGGAAGGCGCGATCACCTTCGAGGGCCGCACCTTCCGCCACATGAATTCGCGCCAGGTGGCAGAAATGGGCATCGCGCGCACCTTCCAGAATCTGGCGCTGTTCAAGGGCATGAGCGTGCTGGACAACCTGATGACCGGCCGCAACCTGAAGATGACGGTGAATCCGCTGCTGCAGGCCGTGCGTTGGGGGCCAGCGGCGCGTGAGGAACTGGCGCATCGCGAGCGCGTGGAGGAGATCATCGATTTCCTCGACATCCAGCCGTACCGCAAGACAGCCGTCGGCAAGCTGCCTTACGGGTTGCAGAAACGCGTCGATCTGGGCCGGGCGCTGGCCATGGAGCCCAAGGTGTTGCTGCTCGACGAACCGATGGCCGGGATGAACGTCGAGGAAAAGCAGGACATGTGCCGCTTCATCCTCGAAGTCAATCAGGAACTCGGCGTGACGGTGGTCCTCATCGAACACGACATGGGCGTGGTCATGGACATCAGCGACCGCGTTGTCGTCCTCGACTACGGCAAGAAGATCGGCGACGGGACGCCCAACGAAGTCATGGCGAACGAAGACGTCATCCGCGCCTATCTCGGCGCCCAACAGGAAGCATAG